The Hippoglossus hippoglossus isolate fHipHip1 chromosome 21, fHipHip1.pri, whole genome shotgun sequence genomic sequence AAATGGAAGAACCGGCGCAGGAGCGTCAACTCTGACATcgtgaagaagaaagaggagcgTGACCAGATCGAGCAGGTTACCATCGGCGGTAACAGGAGGTCCAAGACCTTCAAGGAGATGcaagaggagaggtgaggaggaataaGAACACCTGATTCGGTTGTTTTGATAGTGCTTGATGATAGATCCTGTTTTTTTACTTGGAAAAAACAAGGCTCACTGagtttcttcctcttttacgTCCTGTCTACCCTCGGAGGTGGATCCTTCGCTGAGGTAAACCTAAGAGAAGGTGTGAATGAGATGTTTTGCAGATTTGAACACAGAGAGTCTCTCAGTCATTgtggaaatgtaatttaatcaCGGCTCACAACCTGCCAACCTGCCCCTCTTTTACTGCCCCACCTTCCTTTGCCCGCTGCTATTCAACTGtgctcctcctcgtctctcacTGCCCTCCCCATTTCATCTCCCTGTGCCCATCTTCATCTTTAATCCTATCCAtcacttttttccccttttaatCTCATcacctttcttctcctctgtccgGTCCACAGAGAcaataaagggaaaaaaagtcttGGCAGTCGTCTCGGATCTCTGGCTTACCTGGACGACGAGGAGGACGTGTTTGAGAGACCCGTCACCTCCCCTCGTACCCGAACCCTCCCCGCCAGGAGCTTCACTATTGACACTCCTTACAATTATTTCGAGCCCTCTGAGCCTTCTCTGAAAGAGGACGACCCACCTGCTGCCTCCCCAGCCACGGGCAGGGCCGCTTCCCCTCCCACCTCGCGGCGAGTCGACGTTGTGGACCGTCCTGCAGGCAGAGACACCACGACCACCATCACTCCcaacctccctccctccagccgAGGCTCTCTCCTCAACTCTGCTGCAGGTGCACCTTTACAGAGGAGTGCCGTCTCAGAACGCAGCAGACCCAccaagacagaggagaaaaccaCGACTGTCGTCTCAGAACGCAGCAGACCCAccaagacagaggagaaaaccaCGACcgtcgtctcctcctccagcgcCCTACAAAAGGTGGCAGAGCCGAGACGCCCATTCTTGCGCGCACAAACGGAGGTGGAGGCCCCCTCCCCTGGTTTTCTGTACAAACAACAACCGCAGCCCAGCTCGATGGAACCCAAACCTCCCGGGGTGTCTCATGTTTCCGCCTCCCTCCCCAGGAGCTACCAGAAATCGGATAGCGCACGTCTAACCTCAGTTGTCACGGCAAGGCCCTTCGGGACCCAGGCCTCCCGCATCACCTCACTTCCGCGAGTCTTCGCAGTAAGTACTAGATGATTTTACAACCAAACACAACCTACCAGTGCTGCACAAACGAAGGGCATCTAGAGGATGTTAAGTGTTGGTAAGAAATGTTTGCCTCTGTGATCAGGTGccattttatttgtcttgaGTGCATCGGTGTTACCCATCAGTACGATCTGATTACTGTGTTAATAATGGATGAGGTCAGTGTTTTTATAATGCTAACTACTAGAGCAGCTATTTTCAGCCTTCTCACATTCATTACAGTTACAGCAAATGCAATAGAGTGTTTCACACACGTTTAAAGAGCTGATCCGCTAATTTCATCAATCAGCCATTTGTTGTTCAATAAAGTTTTACACTCTTACGGCCCGAACATTCTTTATAACTCTGCATTCATCCGTGACAGATGGGCGACCCTAACAAGCGCGTCAACGGCGACGCCTCTAAGAAGTCGTCGGTGCCGAGCCGCTATCACCAGTTCATGACCCCCGAGGACGAGGCTCACTCCAGCTCGGCCCACAGcagtgaagatgaggaggaagaggaggaggaggaggcagcggtgACATGGGGCAAGACCGCGCCGAAGAGTGTCACCTTGACTCAGAGCACCTCGCCCGTCCCTGCTCCTCCAGTCAGGAGAGAAGCTCCAGTCACTCCTGCTCCAGTCAGTCCTGCTCCAGTCAGTCCTGCTCCAGCCAAAGAAAGCAGCCAGGTATTTAATTACCTGCTGTTGACACAACAgatcagctgttttcttttctcctgcatTGAAGGCATTAAAAAATAATGCGGCTTTGTTAACACGAATTGTATTTAAGACTCACTCTGACGGAGAATTCACATAATTTTACGTGAAACCTAATGCatcataaacatattttttttattttctgtataagTTGCTGCGCTGTTGAAATTAAAGAATAGCAACAGGTTCATTGACAACAATACCTGacattctctcctctctcctgggTGATGGAAAGTCAGCACCAAGTTTTTATGCTTGTAAGAGCTTGTAACAGGTGAGTGTCGTTCATCTCCACTCACCTGTGCTGGTGTTTGGTTTGTAGGAGAACTACTGCGACATGCGGATCAACCTGAACCAGAAGcccaacagcagcagagactttGGCTTCCAGGCAGCCTGGGACTCAACCGGAGCTCGCGTCACGACCATCGCGCCAGGTAACAGACGACCTTCAGACAAAGGGATTTTAATAGTGTAGGAATAACTTTATTCAAAGGCAATCGGGCAACGTTAAACTTTGACATCCCCAGTGGTTAAACTACAGACTGACAACGGTTATATCTCCCTCTGGGTTCACAGATTCATGGTTCTCACATTGGGAGCTTTTGTATTTCACAGCTGGGCTCTGCTGGTTAGGCGTCAGCAGGTTTTTCAGTCCACTTCAGCGGCAGTGCCAGACTTAAGTAGGGCAACATCTATCTGGGTCAGATCTGCTGGGCCTGAGCCTCTTTCCACTGATTCTCCACCTCCACATGACTAAATGACtaaatgaatgtatttttccAACACATACGTACGTACTCTGGAACTCTGTCACACCAGCATCAGCGTTCATTGTGTTTAAGCCTGTTGTATGTTTGTTCCATCACGTCATGTCGTATGTtacctttcttttcttcttcatgtcttTAGGTATAAGAACAATAACATTTCTATAAATGTGCCCGTGTTAGCCAGCGGGCGGATCTTGATTTTCACTGCAGTTCTTTGGCAAAATGTTGTAAAACCTATGAAGGGAGAGGTTAAGAAACACGAGACGGAAAGATGCAGAATGAGACACGAGATGGCGCACTATTCAATGTCAAGGTTATTGGTTTGTCATTACATAGCCATGTAAAAATCCACATGCAGCAGAATGAGATATTGTTCCTCACAGGACCAGATAATAAGTAAAAGAATCAAGCATGCAAAGaaaaattaaaagcaacaaGAGGCAGCAAAACACTCTTGCTGTAAAATGACCAGGTTCATTGTTCAGTGCAAACAAAGTAGTTTACAGCAACAGAACATAAATGAACAATCCtattgggcggctgtggctcagaaggtAGGGCGGGTCGTCCACCAACAAGAAGGTTGGTCGttcaatccccagctcctccattTGGCATGAAGTGTCCTTGAACTGCAAATTGCCCCTGAGGGCTGTGCCGACGGTGTTTAAATGAACTGTGAATTAAACTATACTGTAAAGTGCTtggagtggtcatcaagactagaatgCACTGAACATCCAAAACATACCATTTATTGTTATCTGGCACAAATTACTGATTCAGATCAATAAGTCACAGATGAAATATGATGGtctgtaaatggtctgtatttttatatatacgcttttctagtcttgatgaccactcaaagcactttacagtcatccacatccacacatacacactcacattcatgcagtgtgtctatgggcagcactttttctatgagggctgaccaaggacactttggcaggcagatggggaagactgggatcaaaccaccgacttTCTGTGGTTCCCGACTTTTTCTCTTCAATGTTAATCAACAGTATTTATCTATTAATTAATAACTGGGACGTTAATATAGATAGTTCAAAGGTTGGTAAGAATTTTAATATCACACATTGAACATGTAAGTGGTGTAGTGCAAGAACATAATTGTcaattattattgaattatcAATACCACATTGTTAATACAATACTGGTAGATTAAGGTTTAGGTTCTTAGGTTAAAAAGAATACAGCATAGAAATAAAGATAGAAAGGCAGGTCCAAAATTCCAAGACCACTTTCCCATTCAAGCATGGAAAGTATTTTGTTACTCAGTAGATTTTGTAGAAGACCTTAAGTCTTATGTGTTCTTGCATTGAGGTTATAGCTTTACAATGTCGATCTCAGTAAATTACACTGTTACCACAATAGCCACGTTATTGTCTATGTTAGATATTCAGCATCTTATGGACCAAGGTGTGATAAAACGTATCCCTCTGTGTGGCGCAGGCAGCCCGGCTGAGATGTGCCAGCTCCAGGCCGGAGACGAGGTGCTGTCCGTGAacagccagcaggtggcagaaATGAGCTACACAGACTGGAAGTCCTGCATGGAGGAGGCGCTGCAGGATGGCAGCCTGGTCATGGATGTTCGCCGTCATGGCAAAAACAGTGAGTCATCCGACCACCGTGCGCGTGTGCGTGAGGTTGACGTGAACCACTTTGAGGGTCACATTCCTGGGCTGACAGTCCCACTTATGCATCGTGCGTTGCTAAACAGTTTTGACACTTTAAATTGGTGCGTAAACTATTGTGAAATCATCCATGAATGATTTCATGACAGTGAAACGGTGAAGGACCCGTGAGGCTTTTTCTCCTCGTCTAATGAAGAGAAACTGTTATTGTGGGGACCTCTGAGGCTTTTAGTCCTCCCTGTGCGTCTTTTTCTCACACTGTTTTTCCATAATCTTCTGGTCATTTCGTCTTTTGTGTCTCGTTCCTCTCTGTTCCCCTGTGGAGAGCTAACCCAGCTCAGGTCCATGGTTCTGTGAGTGTGCTGTTTTCACAGTGTTAGTGCCACAGGCTTCTTCTGCATCAGTGTCAACTCACAAACGTGATAAACCACCCGCAGTAGCTCACCTGCACTAACACACAGTTCTGGGTATATTAGTGTTGTTGTGTCCGGTGGTTGTGCGTCTGTTGTAAACATTGTGTGGGTTTATGGAAACTTCATTAAGCTGCATGGCTGGGGAAGGTGGGTTCTCTGTCACCCCCTGCTGCTCTCTATAACAACACCATCACAGAAACCTTGTTCCCTGCTTTTTAGTCTTCTTCATGCAAGTAGACACCTCTAAGTCAAATGCTGTAtttcacatatacacacaaacactcatgcacaaaatcatgttgtttttttttgtgcatacACACATCGTGTGTTTGTGCCATTGCATTGTCTGCGTGCAGACTGGGACAGAGACCAACCTTCCCTGCCATTTAAAAGCCATAAGACCATCAATCTGACCAGTATGGATCCGATACTTCTAGGTTCCCCTGATTCGAACACTGCAAACTCCAGCCTGGATTTCACCTCGCGCATGACCTCGGAAACCCTGTTGCCCAAAGAGCTCACCGCCAACCCAGTAGTCGTAAGTTACCCAGAATCACTCAGGTTGACTCAGGTTTGGTCAGATTTTAACCTGTCATTGTTCCCGGCCCtgtgattttcttcttttttcaaaaatatgtgGGCATTATGTCTCTCTGCAGGATTTGGCTTCAAATGGAGTTAATGGAAGTTTCTATCAGAAGTCGGTGACCATGAGGAACAAAGGTAAAGAACAGAGGGCAAAATCAGAAAAGTTATGAAATTGATCTCGATGACTGTGTCTGTACtgaacataaaaatacacaagttaGGTGCAATTTTGTTGATGTGGGAGAACATGGCACTCAGTCCAGCACATACCTCCGCAAAGGGCCGAaaatccccttaaattcaatcaagatccaccatatttcacacactcatagaaatcagttcccttaatgttcctgatttatttattcatatcaaaatccatgaattttttctctgagaaaacagtgaaaatgttgaaaaatgcattgTTAACCCACatcctgatctggatccacaccaaaattgatATAGTGCATCCttccaaacaaataaaccaacaaacagacagggctgaaaacattggcggaggtaattaCTGTGGATAATATTAATCTTTATTGTCTAATACATCTTAGGCaacatgcactgtgtgtgtaaTTCATATTAAAGCGATATCGTATTTTTCTCCTCTGGTtaaatgtgtttctctcctcacttTATCCTGTTCTCCATTTCTCATGTAGAGTCAGAACCCATATCTTTGAAAAACTTAAAACGGCGGTCAGAGTTTTTTGAacaaggtaaaaagaaaaaaaagaacaagcaCTGACCAAAGAGGGGTGGGCTTGTCTTTATATTCATATAACGTCTGTGTAATCTGTTGGCTGGGTTCTCTGTGCCTCTGTGTCATTTCTGCGTCTCTGCTGAAGTTCTCAGCTTTCCAAGGGTTTTTTGCATGTTCTTGTCCGCCTCATGTTAAATGCATAAGGAACCCGTTATGAATTGATAATCATGTCAGGACTGAAATCCTCCATGGCTCTTTCTTGggacttttccttttttgtgacAGTCTTGTCTGGTGCCAAAGCTTTAACCCTTGTGCCCCTTCCCTCCTTCAGGCGGCTCAGGGTCCAGTGTCAGTGCGCTGGTCTACCTCTGTGGTAAACTGGGTTGAATGTGCAGTGATCTCCTCACCTTCACCTGGTACAGCCTGGGACACTGACATCCTGTTTAAGAAactattttaataattcataataataaaaatagacCTAAAGAAAtactaaaaaatgaaaagagaatatTAAAAAGTCCGCGTATTTGGCTGCGGAAGAATGAACAGAATGTCAGAACCAGTGTCAGCGTACCAAccacaaatacaaatctgaaactcctgttgtttttgtggtgtTTCTGAGTGGTGTCCAGGTTTAATGCATGGTTACGCAGTTTGCTGAGCATGAACTGAAAAGCCTTCCTGTTGCTTTCTCGGCGTGCATGTGTTGAACTGTTTGTCGTTTACTGTCAGAGCGGCTACGCTGAACTTTTGCTGCCTCTTGTGCTGCTGATGCATGTGTTTCCCtttcagtttgtccagtttcACGATCCATTTATTGATTTTCATATTCAGAACTATTGGTGTGGCAATGTGAATGTCAACAAGTGGGTGATCTTTGAATTGAGCGAATCAATCAACAAGGTGAAATTTGACCTTTGCTGCTTTGAGGCCGATGAAAAACATCAATTAACTTtggtttaaaatgtcatttgCAATCATAAATTGATGCTTGACTTTAAAAAACGAAATTGAAGCTTTAATAAGCCGCTCAACTTTGTGTTGTGACGGCCTCAGGGTTAACTTGGATATTCACATCTTGTTTCATTGGTCTGTCTCTGCACGCTACAAGTACTGACTtggtgattttctttgtttttaaggaGGATCAGAGTCTGCGATGCCAGATGTGAGTAATATTACCGGTGCATCAAAGCAGTTTGACATGACAATATATTTGAAAGCAGATACCACGAAGCCTGGATCCATAATTATGCATTTGACATGCACTGCTAGTTCACTTCAGAGGCAGGTTCACTCTGCTTCACCTCGTTATTCCACTGACTGCAGGAAACCTCAATTTGATTATGAATCattgaatatataaaaagtaTATACGAAGATGTATATATGAACCGAACATACTCAGGATCGAGggttatatatattatatccaTTGTAATTTTGGGCTATAAAGATCAAATTGACTTGGCAATAACACATTATCTACTGATAACTGCAATGATGCATTTGCCttatattacaaatataataGAGTTACAGATGTGGACAGATGTTTAATTGCTGTTTCAAGCAAAACACCAGAGGCAGTCGGAGGTGTCAGGAAACAACAGGTTAAATACGCCAGGTGTTCCAGCGGACCGATGTCACAAGCCCTCTGATATGTTTGCCCTCTTTTTTCAGATGCCTGTTCCCTCAATCACTCCCTCCTCCAGCCGCTGGTCCTGGGACCCGGAGGACGAGCGCAGGAGACAAGAGAAATGGCAGAAGGAACAGGAGCGCCTCCTACAGGTACGTAAAGGCACACGCATGTAGCAGTGATGTTACGTTACACCCCCAGCCTATACTAAAGGAGTCTAGTAAAACAGTCCTGCGATAAATCCTTCCCACGTGAAGATTATTTTTAGATGGTGAATTTATTAATCCGGGCAGTAAATTCCACTGTTGCAGCTTTAAGTCATATATGTCATAAAAACAGGAATGAAGTCTCAAAACAAAGGAATAAGGACACTCAACATCTGCCCAAAACAGACTTGGATTAGTGTTGTATCAGACTGCAGTAGGTTTAGATAgctgtacctaataaactggacATGGAGTTTGTAGCCCAtttaaaataatggaaaatacCAAATGAAGCAACCTCAAAATTCATTTGATCTGATAACCAGCTGTAAATCAGTTCTGTGTCCCATGTCCCAATGAGACGAGAGCACCGCGAAGCAGTGTCTGCTCCCAATaggctgaaaacagaaaacctcaGACAGGGCTCAGGCTGCTGAAGGTAAAGCATCTGTCGAGTAGCCAATTTAAATGTAGTAGAATCCtgtcaaaacatttttctgCGGGTTTATTTCTGGATGGAGATCAAAGGTGTCCGAGCAGAGCGTTACTCCTCCAGTCTTTCTCCCTGTTGGATAAACGGCCTGATTTCATGATGTGCCCGGGAGACTTCCTGCCCAGGGCAAGCTTCTCTAGGTTCTTATCGACTCAGGATGGTTAGGTAACGTGTAGGTGAGCTTGGTAGtatatgaaaataatacaaGCGTCTTTTTATTCTCCATTTCATTACTTTGACCCCCAGTTGGTGCACAAGCCAAGGAGAGAAAAAGTTACTATGATTTTTTTAGTAGTTGTAGTATTTTTTGTATGGGAAACACTTTGGAGCCATAACCACAAGTTGGAattgtgtgtcagcagcagtttgcagATCCTAAAATGCTTTACACAGACAGAATGTGGAGACCTACAGCTTTTAGATTTGTCAAGATTGTGTGAAGATTGTGTGAAGATTGAGTCCATAACAAACCTAAAGTGGCGTGAAATGCTTTCAGCCACATTTGTAGCAGTGTAgctgtgtagtgtgtgtgcgtgtgtgtgtgtggaccttACCCCCAGCCACTttgagagtgaaagagggaCAGTCATTCTACCGTTGCCactcatcgtcatcatcatcaacatctgaCCTATGACCTCCAATCTCTCGACCTATATTTTTCATCCAGGAGAAATATAAGCGCGaccaggagaagctgcaggaggagtgGCTGAAGTCTCAGGAGGAGATCGACAACCCCGTGGACCAACCAGATTTTGCAAAGGTATTTTAAATCTGCAGGGAGGAACTTCTGTCTCCCCCTTCTGGTAATGGCAGTTAACTCCAAATATTTTGCATATGCCAACCTGTCTATGGGTAGAGAGGCACCAACCGAGGTTACCCTCAGTTCCTTCCCATCAGCTCCTAAAAGCCTCAGCAGTCGTCTTTTCTGAATGCAGggtttctttatttatctgtaGCTCAGAAACTTGTCTTGAACACTTCTCAGGTTCCCCCGTCAAACTCTTGGCTTTCAAGCCTGCTCCGTCTCCGTTGTTATGTGGTTTGTTCTGCTCTTCATCTCTTGCAAACCAATCTTTAGTGCTGGTTTTAAAACTAATTGCTACCGGTGCAATGTGCAGGATTATCTCCACAGATACCAGATTTAAAACTCATTTAGAACTAAATACTCCGTGGTGTACAGAGAGATTTACCTGCAGCGGATTGGCTTTATCGGTATTAGTAGTATCAGAATTCTTTTGGTGGGACTCGAGTGTAATTTTCATTTATATGTATTCATCCTACACAGCTTTAATGTGTCTAAATGAATACCTAAATACCTGAAACATCAATTGGTGCCATCACAAGGTGGCAATAAGCTCTGAATCATGACATTACATTGGATAAATCAATCCAAAGGGATTTGATTATGCAGCAGTTGcatgtgcagactctggctttTAAGAAGCAGAACAACGTTCAGTCATGTGGATATTCACACAGGAGACTCAGCATGTGTGGGTATATCCTCTCTGTAATGCCAGCTCATGTTTTGCAATAAGAAAAACTCAGcaatttcaaaacatttactgATTTTGGTCACCACAGGGAATTTCTCCATTATTGTTTCAGTTCCTCCTGGAGGGTTAATGAGCGTGTGATCAATTGAGGTTCTCATGTGCTCCaacactttctctttttctttcatctgtctgtgcagccCGGCAGCCTGGAGGGGAACAGCCACAGCGTCAGCCCACACTCGCCACTCTTTCCTGTCAACCAGCCCACTTCTTCTCAgcgggaagaggaagagagaaagaggaaggaggagcaggagcaggagcgccgaaggcaggaggaggagaagaggaagcgggaggaggaggagcaagagCTGCGGCGTCTgcgggaggagagggagaggaaggagaggcaggcggaggaggagaggaagaggagggaggaggagaggaagaggagggaggaagaggagaggcaggcggaggaggagaagaagaggagggatgaggaggagagggagaggaggaggagtgaggaggaggagaggaagagtagGGAGGAGGaactgaggaggagagaggagcagagggaggaggagcggAGGTGGCAGGAAGCTTCGGAGCAGCAGCGCAGAGAGCGGGAGCGAgccttccagcagcagcagctgcagcagcagcagcagcagctgcagcagcagcagcagcagtggtcaGTAGAGACGCTGCTTCCTCCTGTTCTCTGCATAACACTCACATGTCTTTTGTCCGTCATGCACATATGAACACACTCACATGTCAAACATTACGTGCTTTATCATCTGTGCATGAACATAACTGCAACTAACGTGTTTGCATGTGCTTTGTCATCAACCTCTGTGCTGTCACCCATCTCTCTGCACACCGCTCATCACCAAAGGGCTGCTGGCTCCGATGGCTTTAACATGCATCCTCCACTGTCCTTTACTGACAGGTCAGTACAGGATCTGTGGTTAATAAACTGCACCTGCAGCCTGGAGATAAGGTTTCTTTTTATATTCAGCTAATCGGCCAATGTCGCAGATAAAACCTTCTCGTACAACGCAAACCTTTTATCCCATGCATATTTACTTTATTACCTGTTTTGATCAATAGTAACAATAATGCCTGAGTGTTATCCCAATTTATtacaatatttcaatataatcGCTTTAAAAAGTTGTATTAATAAAAACTTAACGACAGATCCCAAATATATATTGCGTATCTATATGCTGTACAATGGCATATAGAATGGAAATAGAAAGACCCAACAGTCTCTCtttgaattcaatcaaaatgcgcacattaataattcatatcagttccctaaatatgcctgatatTCTTCCTGGGAAAATAGTGGATATGTCAAAAAATGTCAGtgtcaaagaataaaaaataaatccaacatTCCTTCtaccatgtttaaaaaaaatcagttcaGTCGCTTTTCttgagacacaaacagcaatgaGAACAgaaccttggcagaggtaacaatcactaaatgatttaaaattcaCTATAATGCAGTTTTGAGTGTTAATTAATGTATTTGTTAACAACTGTAGCTCCTCCTGTGGACATTCATGTGGAGGCTGCTGTATAAAGAACAACAAGATGGTATCATACAGTTGtaatgatataaaaaatgtcttcatatgTGAAGTAATAGTTTATAAATGCTAAATGGGAGGGACAGTGAAGGGAATTTTGCAACAGGACTCATCTTGGTGACACAGTTTGTCTGAATTGTACCAAAGCTGCCAAAACAGCGCATGATCCTGCCAAAACCTCTACGCCAGTTTTTAAGAAACAAGAAGAATTTCTCACTCATACGTCATTTTAAcctaaaaataacaacagaaagcagagagaaactgaaagcATTACAGTACAGACATAACTCAGCATTATATATGTCATACGAGTCATTATTTTTTCTACACTTTTCCTGCACAGAAGAAAATGGTCTTGTCTTTACTGAGTAGCTGATGTTGTCCAGTAGAGGTTTTATATATGCATTTGaacaaaataactcaaacaGAAGGTCATGAAGTTGGAAGTCCTCCAGTAAGCGGGTTAGGTCTCCAGCTGGGATTGAAATTACCTGAGATTTGTCTGTAATCAGCAGTTTCCCTTTATGGACAAATACAATCAGCAGTGTCCCTTTATggacaaatacaattttattggGTCAAATCAAGGAACACTGTTGTGTAACAAAAGTGAGATATTCTTTATTATTGAGTCGGTCGTACTCCTGGtcacaaaaaaagtcaaatgaattGGTTTGATTTCTAGATTAGTATATATAGTTTATTACTGAttactgtaattttttttaattacatgttttcttttgtctgacAGGGTAAAATCCCAATCGTCTCCTCAGCTCGACGAAGAGGAAAAACCTCAGAGGAGAGGTCAGTTTTCTATATTCATTCTGCATTAATTAAGTTTTACTATAAAAGTAC encodes the following:
- the lmo7a gene encoding LIM domain only protein 7 isoform X3 — its product is MEWREQSSVGCDEAFSEAQRWIEAVTKKTFGSNDFRSALENGVLLCDLINKIRPGVVKRVNRLPTPIAGLDNLNVFLRACGKLGLKEAQLFHPGDLQDLSTRVTVKHQETNRRLKNVLITIFWLGRRAQCDRVYNGPHLNFKAFEGLLGTALYKALQESSSQKGSNVRDSGFGDSWYSEREELYQLREGGGGGSGGSGHRRDDSLDSLDSLGSRPHSISSDTTLKGSSEGCCSDTEADSVFRMAENKDGLSYRRSVVITPKTTTQFNQFLPSKDKTSGYVPAPLRKKRAERHEDNRRSWASPIYTEHDGTLTRELPTQESIDGSKSTSDIQVDSTVARQVRYEELQKHREQIKDTEDKWQDDLSKWKNRRRSVNSDIVKKKEERDQIEQVTIGGNRRSKTFKEMQEERDNKGKKSLGSRLGSLAYLDDEEDVFERPVTSPRTRTLPARSFTIDTPYNYFEPSEPSLKEDDPPAASPATGRAASPPTSRRVDVVDRPAGRDTTTTITPNLPPSSRGSLLNSAAGAPLQRSAVSERSRPTKTEEKTTTVVSERSRPTKTEEKTTTVVSSSSALQKVAEPRRPFLRAQTEVEAPSPGFLYKQQPQPSSMEPKPPGVSHVSASLPRSYQKSDSARLTSVVTARPFGTQASRITSLPRVFAMGDPNKRVNGDASKKSSVPSRYHQFMTPEDEAHSSSAHSSEDEEEEEEEEAAVTWGKTAPKSVTLTQSTSPVPAPPVRREAPVTPAPVSPAPVSPAPAKESSQENYCDMRINLNQKPNSSRDFGFQAAWDSTGARVTTIAPGSPAEMCQLQAGDEVLSVNSQQVAEMSYTDWKSCMEEALQDGSLVMDVRRHGKNNWDRDQPSLPFKSHKTINLTSMDPILLGSPDSNTANSSLDFTSRMTSETLLPKELTANPVVVSYPESLRLTQDLASNGVNGSFYQKSVTMRNKESEPISLKNLKRRSEFFEQGGSESAMPDMPVPSITPSSSRWSWDPEDERRRQEKWQKEQERLLQEKYKRDQEKLQEEWLKSQEEIDNPVDQPDFAKPGSLEGNSHSVSPHSPLFPVNQPTSSQREEEERKRKEEQEQERRRQEEEKRKREEEEQELRRLREERERKERQAEEERKRREEERKRREEEERQAEEEKKRRDEEERERRRSEEEERKSREEELRRREEQREEERRWQEASEQQRRERERAFQQQQLQQQQQQLQAAGSDGFNMHPPLSFTDRVKSQSSPQLDEEEKPQRRGVNVQPGGMAHWLLEKQLRSERDKQARSQRAASELEMERRNILNAMRYREPERVTGGSGLDERKGQQPLSHAELERQQILNEMKKKAPLLTDSSWIRQRSAAMAANKESDLPPMRRGDSLDNLDSYNSWRSSWTPRSNSYVQNYARPHSALSGSSSFYGGGQGLQRPTSSTLPSSYSMGSLRGGAGTPSSPWSRQTPSPSSLSPTTSPEPTSEAGALQQQSRSVSGKKICTFCDSPLGKGAAMIIESLGLCYHLTCFKCIDCTANLGGSEAGAEVRIRNKQLYCNSCYMRFKTGLPTAM
- the lmo7a gene encoding LIM domain only protein 7 isoform X14; this translates as MEWREQSSVGCDEAFSEAQRWIEAVTKKTFGSNDFRSALENGVLLCDLINKIRPGVVKRVNRLPTPIAGLDNLNVFLRACGKLGLKEAQLFHPGDLQDLSTRVTVKHQETNRRLKNVLITIFWLGRRAQCDRVYNGPHLNFKAFEGLLGTALYKALQESSSQKGSNVRDSGFGDSWYSEREELYQLREGGGGGSGGSGHRRDDSLDSLDSLGSRPHSISSDTTLKGSSEGCCSDTEADSVFRMAENKDGLSYRRSVVITPKTTTQFNQFLPSKDKTSGYVPAPLRKKRAERHEDNRRSWASPIYTEHDGTLTRELPTQESIDGSKSTSDIQVDSTVARQVRYEELQKHREQIKDTEDKWQDDLSKWKNRRRSVNSDIVKKKEERDQIEQVTIGGNRRSKTFKEMQEERDNKGKKSLGSRLGSLAYLDDEEDVFERPVTSPRTRTLPARSFTIDTPYNYFEPSEPSLKEDDPPAASPATGRAASPPTSRRVDVVDRPAGRDTTTTITPNLPPSSRGSLLNSAAGAPLQRSAVSERSRPTKTEEKTTTVVSERSRPTKTEEKTTTVVSSSSALQKVAEPRRPFLRAQTEVEAPSPGFLYKQQPQPSSMEPKPPGVSHVSASLPRSYQKSDSARLTSVVTARPFGTQASRITSLPRVFAMGDPNKRVNGDASKKSSVPSRYHQFMTPEDEAHSSSAHSSEDEEEEEEEEAAVTWGKTAPKSVTLTQSTSPVPAPPVRREAPVTPAPVSPAPVSPAPAKESSQENYCDMRINLNQKPNSSRDFGFQAAWDSTGARVTTIAPGSPAEMCQLQAGDEVLSVNSQQVAEMSYTDWKSCMEEALQDGSLVMDVRRHGKNNWDRDQPSLPFKSHKTINLTSMDPILLGSPDSNTANSSLDFTSRMTSETLLPKELTANPVVVSYPESLRLTQDLASNGVNGSFYQKSVTMRNKESEPISLKNLKRRSEFFEQGGSESAMPDMPVPSITPSSSRWSWDPEDERRRQEKWQKEQERLLQEKYKRDQEKLQEEWLKSQEEIDNPVDQPDFAKPGSLEGNSHSVSPHSPLFPVNQPTSSQREEEERKRKEEQEQERRRQEEEKRKREEEEQELRRLREERERKERQAEEERKRREEERKRREEEERQAEEEKKRRDEEERERRRSEEEERKSREEELRRREEQREEERRWQEASEQQRRERERAFQQQQLQQQQQQLQQQQQQWAAGSDGFNMHPPLSFTDRVKSQSSPQLDEEEKPQRRGVNVQPGGMAHWLLEKQLRSERDKQARSQRAASELEMERRNILNAMRYREPERVTGGSGLDERKGQQPLSHAELERQQILNEMKKKAPLLTDSSWIRQRSAAMAANKESDLPPMRSSSFYGGGQGLQRPTSSTLPSSYSMGSLRGGAGTPSSPWSRQTPSPSSLSPTTSPEPTSEAGALQQQSRSVSGKKICTFCDSPLGKGAAMIIESLGLCYHLTCFKCIDCTANLGGSEAGAEVRIRNKQLYCNSCYMRFKTGLPTAM